GTGCAGCGGCGGGGGCTCGTCCTCGCCGAACTCGACGTCGCGGATCACCTGCTTGCGCCGCACGGACCGCCATCCGGCCCAACGGGATCCCAGCCCGGCCAGCGGTGTGCCGGTGAGCCGCTCGACGAGCGCGACGGCTTCCGGGCGCAGCACGACGGTGCGGGCGGGGCGGGGTTCGTCCTTGCCGGGGCCCTCGTCGAGGACGACGCAGGGCACCTCCTGCCGCGCCAGCGCCAGGGCGAGCGTGAGCCCGACGGGCCCCGCTCCGGTGATGATCACCGGGTCCACGGTGCGGCGCCCCCTGCCCGTGGCGGTGTCCCGGGGGACGTAGGTGAACAGGACGTTGGAGCAGGGTGCACGGTCACAGAACGTATGCAACCTATTGCCGCTGCTTGCGTCAAGTGACGGAGGCAGTGGCGATCATGCCACTGCCTCCGTGATGGTCGTACGAAGTGATCAACCGCCTCGCGCGTCAGGTCGTGCGGCCGGTTCCGGTTCCCACGGCCTCCGTGTCGTCCGCCTTGAGCACGGCACCGGTCGACTTCTTGGCCCGCCGCAGTCGGCGTTCCAGCCAGCTCGCGAAGCTCGTGAGGAGGAAGTTGAGCGCGATGTAGATGACCGCGACCACGGTGAAGCTGGCGATCACGTTGGCGCCGTAGTAGCCGCTCATCGTGTTGGCCGAGGCGAGCAGCTCGGGGAAGGTGAGGACCGCGCCGCCGAGGGCGGTGTCCTTCAGGATGACGACGAGCTGGCTGACGATCGCCGGCAGCATCGTGGTGACCGCCTGCGGCAGCAGGATGGTCCGCATCACCTGGCCCTTGCGCAGACCGATCGCCATGGCCGCCTCGGACTGGCCCTTGGGCAGAGCCAGGATGCCCGCCCGGACGATCTCCGCGAGGACGGAGGCGTTGTACAGCACCAGGCCCGTGACCACGGCGTACAGCGGACGGTCGTCCGAGCTGACGTTCGTGTACTCGGCGAACAGGGCGAGGCCGAAGATCATCAGGACCAGCACGGGGATGGACCGGAAGAACTCGACCACTACCGTCGCCGGGACCCGCACCCACACATGGT
The Streptomyces sp. NBC_01723 genome window above contains:
- a CDS encoding amino acid ABC transporter permease, which produces MSSVLYDAQGPRAKRRNIVFTAVFIVALAALLWWVFSTLDEKGQLEWALWKPFFSGTEAWTTYIWPGLENTLKAAALAVIIALPLGAVLGIARLSDHVWVRVPATVVVEFFRSIPVLVLMIFGLALFAEYTNVSSDDRPLYAVVTGLVLYNASVLAEIVRAGILALPKGQSEAAMAIGLRKGQVMRTILLPQAVTTMLPAIVSQLVVILKDTALGGAVLTFPELLASANTMSGYYGANVIASFTVVAVIYIALNFLLTSFASWLERRLRRAKKSTGAVLKADDTEAVGTGTGRTT